The Saccharomyces cerevisiae S288C chromosome VII, complete sequence genome includes a region encoding these proteins:
- the PMA1 gene encoding H(+)-exporting P2-type ATPase PMA1 (Plasma membrane P2-type H+-ATPase; pumps protons out of cell; major regulator of cytoplasmic pH and plasma membrane potential; long-lived hexameric protein asymmetrically distributed at plasma membrane between mother cells and buds; accumulates at high levels in mother cells during aging, buds emerge with very low levels of Pma1p, newborn cells have low levels of Pma1p; Hsp30p plays a role in Pma1p regulation; interactions with Std1p appear to propagate [GAR+]), producing the protein MTDTSSSSSSSSASSVSAHQPTQEKPAKTYDDAASESSDDDDIDALIEELQSNHGVDDEDSDNDGPVAAGEARPVPEEYLQTDPSYGLTSDEVLKRRKKYGLNQMADEKESLVVKFVMFFVGPIQFVMEAAAILAAGLSDWVDFGVICGLLMLNAGVGFVQEFQAGSIVDELKKTLANTAVVIRDGQLVEIPANEVVPGDILQLEDGTVIPTDGRIVTEDCFLQIDQSAITGESLAVDKHYGDQTFSSSTVKRGEGFMVVTATGDNTFVGRAAALVNKAAGGQGHFTEVLNGIGIILLVLVIATLLLVWTACFYRTNGIVRILRYTLGITIIGVPVGLPAVVTTTMAVGAAYLAKKQAIVQKLSAIESLAGVEILCSDKTGTLTKNKLSLHEPYTVEGVSPDDLMLTACLAASRKKKGLDAIDKAFLKSLKQYPKAKDALTKYKVLEFHPFDPVSKKVTAVVESPEGERIVCVKGAPLFVLKTVEEDHPIPEDVHENYENKVAELASRGFRALGVARKRGEGHWEILGVMPCMDPPRDDTAQTVSEARHLGLRVKMLTGDAVGIAKETCRQLGLGTNIYNAERLGLGGGGDMPGSELADFVENADGFAEVFPQHKYRVVEILQNRGYLVAMTGDGVNDAPSLKKADTGIAVEGATDAARSAADIVFLAPGLSAIIDALKTSRQIFHRMYSYVVYRIALSLHLEIFLGLWIAILDNSLDIDLIVFIAIFADVATLAIAYDNAPYSPKPVKWNLPRLWGMSIILGIVLAIGSWITLTTMFLPKGGIIQNFGAMNGIMFLQISLTENWLIFITRAAGPFWSSIPSWQLAGAVFAVDIIATMFTLFGWWSENWTDIVTVVRVWIWSIGIFCVLGGFYYEMSTSEAFDRLMNGKPMKEKKSTRSVEDFMAAMQRVSTQHEKET; encoded by the coding sequence atgACTGATAcatcatcctcttcatcatcctcttcaGCATCTTCTGTTTCAGCTCATCAGCCAACTCAAGAAAAGCCTGCTAAGACTTACGATGACGCTGCATCTGAATCTTCTGACGATGACGATATCGATGCTTTAATCGAAGAACTACAATCTAATCACGGTGTCGACGACGAAGACAGTGATAACGATGGTCCAGTTGCCGCCGGTGAAGCTAGACCAGTTCCAGAAGAATATTTACAAACTGACCCATCTTACGGTTTAACTTCCGATgaagttttgaaaagaagaaagaagtACGGTTTGAATCAAATGGCTGACGAAAAAGAATCTTTAGTCGTTAAGTTCGTTATGTTTTTCGTCGGTCCAATTCAATTCGTTATGGAAGCCGCTGCTATTTTGGCTGCCGGTTTGTCCGATTGGGTCGATTTCGGTGTTATCTGTGGTTTGTTAATGTTAAACGCTGGTGTTGGTTTCGTTCAAGAATTCCAAGCTGGTTCTATTGTcgatgaattgaaaaagacTTTGGCTAACACTGCTGTTGTTATCAGAGACGGTCAATTGGTTGAAATTCCAGCCAACGAAGTCGTCCCAGGTGATATTTTGCAATTGGAAGATGGTACTGTTATCCCAACTGATGGTCGTATTGTCACTGAAGACTGTTTCTTGCAAATCGATCAATCTGCTATTACTGGTGAATCTTTGGCTGTCGACAAACATTACGGTGACCAaactttctcttcttccacTGTTAAGAGAGGTGAAGGTTTCATGGTTGTTACCGCTACCGGTGACAACACTTTCGTTGGTAGAGCTGCTGCTTTGGTTAACAAAGCCGCTGGTGGTCAAGGTCATTTCACTGAAGTTTTGAACGGTATTGGTATTATCTTATTGGTTTTGGTCATTGCCACTTTGTTGTTGGTCTGGACTGCTTGTTTCTACAGAACCAACGGTATTGTTAGAATCTTGAGATACACTCTAggtattactattattggTGTCCCAGTCGGTTTGCCAGCTGTCGTTACCACCACTATGGCCGTCGGTGCTGCTTACTTGGCTAAGAAACAAGCCATTGTTCAAAAGTTGTCTGCTATTGAATCCTTGGCTGGTGTCGAAATCTTGTGTTCCGACAAAACCGGTACTTTGACCAAGAACAAGTTGTCCTTGCACGAACCATACACTGTTGAAGGTGTTTCTCCAGACGACTTGATGTTGACTGCTTGTTTGGCTGCTTccagaaagaagaagggtTTGGATGCTATTGATAAGGCTTTCTTGAAGTCTTTGAAGCAATATCCAAAGGCTAAGGACGCTTTGACCAAGTACAAGGTTTTGGAATTCCATCCATTTGACCCTGTCTCCAAGAAGGTTACTGCCGTTGTCGAATCTCCAGAAGGTGAAAGAATTGTTTGTGTTAAGGGTGCTCCATTATTCGTCTTGAAGACTGTCGAAGAAGATCACCCAATCCCAGAAGATGTCCATGAAAACTACGAAAACAAGGTTGCTGAATTGGCTTCTAGAGGGTTCCGTGCTTTAGGTGTTGCTAGAAAGAGAGGTGAAGGTCACTGGGAAATCTTGGGTGTTATGCCATGTATGGATCCACCAAGAGACGATACTGCTCAAACTGTTAGCGAAGCTAGACACTTGGGTCTAAGAGTTAAGATGTTAACTGGTGATGCTGTTGGTATTGCTAAGGAAACTTGTAGACAATTGGGTTTGGGTACCAACATTTACAACGCTGAAAGATTAGGTCTAGGTGGCGGTGGTGACATGCCAGGTTCTGAATTAGCtgattttgttgaaaatgcCGATGGTTTCGCTGAAGTTTTCCCACAACATAAATACAGAGTTGTTGAAATCTTGCAAAACAGAGGTTACTTGGTTGCTATGACTGGTGATGGTGTTAACGATGCTCCATCTTTGAAGAAGGCTGATACTGGTATTGCTGTCGAAGGTGCTACTGATGCTGCCAGATCTGCTgctgatattgttttcttggcTCCTGGTCTATCTGCTATTATTGATGCTTTGAAGACCTCCagacaaatttttcacaGAATGTACTCTTACGTTGTTTACCGTATTGCTTTGTCTCTACATTTGGAAATCTTCTTGGGTCTATGGATTGCTATTTTGGATAACTCTTTGGACATTGATTTGATTGTTTTCATCGCTATTTTCGCTGATGTTGCTACTTTGGCTATTGCTTACGATAATGCTCCTTACTCTCCAAAGCCCGTTAAATGGAACCTACCAAGATTATGGGGTATGTCTATTATTTTGGGCATAGTTTTAGCTATAGGTTCTTGGATTACCTTGACTACTATGTTCTTACCAAAGGGTGGTATTATCCAAAACTTCGGTGCTATGAACGGTATTATGTTCTTGCAAATTTCCTTGACTGAAAACTGGTTGATTTTCATTACCAGAGCTGCTGGTCCATTCTGGTCTTCTATCCCATCCTGGCAATTGGCTGGTGCCGTCTTCGCTGTCGACATCATCGCTACCATGTTTACCTTATTCGGTTGGTGGTCTGAAAACTGGACTGATATTGTTACTGTCGTCCGTGTCTGGATCTGGTCTATCGGTATCTTCTGTGTTTTGGGTGGTTTCTACTACGAAATGTCCACTTCTGAAGCCTTTGACAGATTGATGAACGGTAAGCCaatgaaggaaaagaagtCTACCAGAAGTGTCGAAGACTTCATGGCTGCTATGCAAAGAGTCTCTACTCAACACGAAAAGGAAACCTAA
- a CDS encoding uncharacterized protein (hypothetical protein; identified by gene-trapping, microarray-based expression analysis, and genome-wide homology searching; deletion exhibits slow-growth phenotype; computationally predicted to have a role in cell budding): MLPSISFDYIKRPNIVLFSNVLSLSSNI, encoded by the coding sequence ATGCTCCCCTCCATTAGTTTCgattatataaaaaggccaaatattgtattattttcaaatgtcCTATCATTATCGTCTAACATCTAA
- the BRP1 gene encoding Brp1p (hypothetical protein; located in the upstream region of PMA1; conserved among S. cerevisiae strains; mediates the cycloheximide-induced degradation of ubiquitinated Agp2p, a regulator of high affinity polyamine and carnitine transport; null mutant is polyamine resistant due to downregulation of PMA1) yields the protein MMEKEGKKPERHMDNILKMSIPVKSMSEVSRPGSAALGNTDAMRASLRNSRRSFSGHVRLVLRLVYGFISAVIIAGSPLRDRVCFQITGKGQAKQSDVWVIPAMPVYVSPFQEACFVFSPSAMVT from the coding sequence ATGatggaaaaggaaggaaaaaaaccCGAAAGGCATATGGATAACATTCTGAAAATGTCTATTCCTGTCAAAAGCATGTCAGAGGTCTCGAGGCCTGGAAGTGCCGCATTAGGAAATACAGATGCAATGCGCGCGAGTTTACGAAATTCTCGCAGGAGTTTCTCCGGCCATGTGCGGCTGGTTCTACGTCTCGTGTATGGGTTTATTTCTGCGGTAATTATCGCCGGATCTCCGCTTCGAGACCGGgtttgttttcaaattacCGGAAAAGGTCAGGCAAAACAGAGTGATGTATGGGTGATCCCAGCAATGCCTGTTTATGTTTCTCCGTTTCAGGAAgcttgttttgttttttcccCGTCAGCGATGGTGACGTAA
- a CDS encoding uncharacterized protein (hypothetical protein; identified by SAGE), whose product MLIFIIHYHRHLALHLMGAFQKHSNSISPPPRKGFI is encoded by the coding sequence ATGCTAATCTTCATAATTCATTATCATCGCCACTTGGCATTGCATTTAATGGGCGCCTTCCAAAAACATTCAAATAGTATCAGCCCCCCCCCAAGGAAAGGCTTTATTTGA
- the PMC1 gene encoding calcium-transporting ATPase PMC1 (Vacuolar Ca2+ ATPase involved in depleting cytosol of Ca2+ ions; prevents growth inhibition by activation of calcineurin in presence of elevated concentrations of calcium; targeted to vacuole via AP-3 pathway; similar to mammalian PMCA1a): MSRQDENSALLANNENNKPSYTGNENGVYDNFKLSKSQLSDLHNPKSIRSFVRLFGYESNSLFKYLKTDKNAGISLPEISNYRKTNRYKNYGDNSLPERIPKSFLQLVWAAFNDKTMQLLTVAAVVSFVLGLYELWMQPPQYDPEGNKIKQVDWIEGVAIMIAVFVVVLVSAANDYQKELQFAKLNKKKENRKIIVIRNDQEILISIHHVLVGDVISLQTGDVVPADCVMISGKCEADESSITGESNTIQKFPVDNSLRDFKKFNSIDSHNHSKPLDIGDVNEDGNKIADCMLISGSRILSGLGRGVITSVGINSVYGQTMTSLNAEPESTPLQLHLSQLADNISVYGCVSAIILFLVLFTRYLFYIIPEDGRFHDLDPAQKGSKFMNIFITSITVIVVAVPEGLPLAVTLALAFATTRMTKDGNLVRVLRSCETMGSATAVCSDKTGTLTENVMTVVRGFPGNSKFDDSKSLPVSEQRKLNSKKVFEENCSSSLRNDLLANIVLNSTAFENRDYKKNDKNTNGSKNMSKNLSFLDKCKSRLSFFKKGNREDDEDQLFKNVNKGRQEPFIGSKTETALLSLARLSLGLQPGELQYLRDQPMEKFNIEKVVQTIPFESSRKWAGLVVKYKEGKNKKPFYRFFIKGAAEIVSKNCSYKRNSDDTLEEINEDNKKETDDEIKNLASDALRAISVAHKDFCECDSWPPEQLRDKDSPNIAALDLLFNSQKGLILDGLLGIQDPLRAGVRESVQQCQRAGVTVRMVTGDNILTAKAIARNCAILSTDISSEAYSAMEGTEFRKLTKNERIRILPNLRVLARSSPEDKRLLVETLKGMGDVVAVTGDGTNDAPALKLADVGFSMGISGTEVAREASDIILMTDDFSAIVNAIKWGRCVSVSIKKFIQFQLIVNITAVILTFVSSVASSDETSVLTAVQLLWINLIMDTLAALALATDKPDPNIMDRKPRGRSTSLISVSTWKMILSQATLQLIVTFILHFYGPELFFKKHEDEITSHQQQQLNAMTFNTFVWLQFFTMLVSRKLDEGDGISNWRGRISAANLNFFQDLGRNYYFLTIMAIIGSCQVLIMFFGGAPFSIARQTKSMWITAVLCGMLSLIMGVLVRICPDEVAVKVFPAAFVQRFKYVFGLEFLRKNHTGKHDDEEALLEESDSPESTAFY; this comes from the coding sequence atgtctAGACAAGACGAAAATTCTGCTTTACTAGcgaataatgaaaataacaaaCCATCGTATACGGGAAATGAGAACGGAGTCTACgataatttcaaattatcaaaaagtCAACTTTCGGATCTTCATAACCCTAAATCAATAAGATCATTTGTCAGATTATTTGGATATGAGTCTAACAGCCTCTTCAAATACTTGAAAACAGATAAAAATGCAGGCATTTCTCTTCcagaaatatcaaattATCGAAAGACAAACCGGTATAAAAATTATGGCGATAATTCACTTCCTGAAAGAATACCAAAGTCTTTTTTACAATTAGTATGGGCTGCTTTTAATGACAAAACAATGCAATTACTGACAGTCGCCGCTGTTGTTTCCTTTGTTTTAGGTCTATACGAACTATGGATGCAACCTCCACAGTATGATCCTGaaggaaataaaattaaGCAAGTTGACTGGATTGAAGGGGTTGCTATCATGATTGCGGTCTTTGTGGTAGTTCTAGTGAGTGCCGCTAACGATTACCAGAAGGAGTTGCAATTTGCAAAgctaaataaaaagaaggaaaacCGTAAAATTATAGTCATAAGAAATGATCAGGAAATATTAATTTCCATTCACCACGTTTTAGTCGGTGATGTCATTTCATTACAAACCGGTGATGTTGTCCCCGCTGATTGTGTTATGATATCAGGGAAGTGTGAGGCAGATGAATCATCCATCACTGGTGAATCTAACACAATACAGAAATTTCCGGTGGATAACTCATTAagagatttcaaaaaatttaattcTATCGATAGTCATAACCATAGCAAACCATTAGATATAGGTGACGTTAACGAAGACGGTAACAAGATTGCTGATTGTATGTTGATTTCAGGTTCCAGAATTCTCTCTGGCTTGGGCAGGGGTGTCATCACGTCCGTGGGTATAAACTCAGTTTACGGTCAAACCATGACTTCATTAAATGCCGAACCTGAAAGTACTCCATTACAGTTACATTTGAGCCAATTGGCTGATAATATATCCGTTTACGGTTGCGTGTCTGCtataattcttttcttggtcCTTTTCACTAGGTACTTATTTTACATAATACCTGAGGATGGCAGGTTCCATGATCTAGATCCCGCTCAAAAGGGTTCTAAATTTATGAACATTTTTATCACATCTATCACGGTTATTGTGGTGGCTGTTCCGGAAGGTTTACCATTAGCTGTAACTTTGGCCTTAGCGTTTGCAACAACAAGAATGACAAAAGACGGTAATTTAGTACGGGTTTTAAGAAGCTGTGAAACGATGGGATCTGCTACTGCAGTGTGCTCTGATAAGACTGGCACTTTGACAGAAAATGTCATGACTGTCGTTCGTGGCTTCCCGGGCAATTCTAAATTTGATGATAGTAAATCGTTGCCCGTTAGCGAACAAAGGAAGCTGAATTCTaagaaagtttttgaagaaaattgttCGTCATCCTTGAGAAATGATTTATTAGCCAATATTGTCCTGAATTCTACCGCCTTCGAAAACAGAGATTATAAGAAAAAcgataaaaatacaaatggtagtaaaaatatgtcaaaaaatttgagtTTTTTAGATAAGTGTAAATCTAGATTATCgttttttaaaaaaggCAACAGGGAAGATGACGAGGATcaattattcaaaaatgtcAACAAGGGTAGGCAAGAACCCTTTATTGGCTCTAAAACGGAAACAGCCTTACTCAGTTTGGCAAGATTATCATTAGGATTACAACCGGGAGAATTGCAATATTTGAGAGATCAACCGATGGAAAAGTTTAATATCGAAAAAGTTGTTCAAACAATTCCGTTTGAAAGTTCTCGTAAATGGGCCGGCTTAGTGGTAAAGTACAAAGAaggcaaaaataaaaaaccatTTTACAGGTTTTTCATTAAAGGTGCAGCAGAAATTGTTTCCAAGAATTGTTCGTACAAGAGGAATTCAGATGAtactttggaagaaatcAATGAGgacaataaaaaagaaactgatgatgaaatcaaaaatctTGCGTCCGATGCTCTCAGAGCCATAAGTGTTGCCCACAAAGATTTCTGCGAATGTGATAGCTGGCCCCCTGAACAGCTGCGTGATAAAGACTCACCAAATATAGCTGCTCTTGACTTGCTATTTAACAGTCAAAAGGGCTTAATTCTAGATGGTTTACTTGGGATTCAAGACCCTTTACGTGCAGGCGTTAGGGAGTCAGTACAACAGTGCCAACGTGCTGGTGTAACTGTGCGTATGGTTACTGGTGACAATATATTAACAGCAAAAGCAATCGCGAGGAATTGTGCGATTCTTTCTACTGATATTAGTTCAGAGGCTTATTCTGCAATGGAAGGCACTGAATTCAGAAAGTTAACGAAAAACGAACGTATAAGAATCCTGCCAAATTTAAGGGTCTTAGCAAGGTCTTCGCCTGAGGATAAAAGGTTATTAGTAGAAACATTGAAGGGGATGGGAGATGTTGTTGCGGTCACTGGCGATGGTACGAACGATGCTCCAGCTTTAAAGCTAGCTGATGTTGGTTTCTCAATGGGTATTTCCGGTACGGAGGTTGCCAGAGAGGCTTCTGACATTATTTTGATGACTGATGATTTCTCAGCTATTGTCAACGCTATTAAGTGGGGAAGATGTGTTTCAGTCTCCATAAAAAAGTTCATACAGTTTCAATTAATTGTTAATATCACCGCAGTGATTTTAACGTTCGTTTCATCCGTTGCATCTAGTGATGAAACATCAGTACTGACGGCGGTCCAACTGTTATGGATCAATCTAATCATGGATACTCTAGCAGCTTTAGCTTTAGCCACTGATAAACCCGATCCAAATATCATGGACAGAAAACCTAGGGGCCGCTCAACTTCTTTGATTTCTGTGTCAACTTGGAAAATGATTCTATCACAAGCTACATTGCAGTTGATAGTTACTTTcattttgcatttttacGGGCCAGAGTTATTCTTCAAGAAAcatgaagatgaaataacAAGTCACCAACAGCAGCAACTGAATGCCATGACATTCAACACTTTTGTTTGGTTGCAATTTTTTACCATGTTAGTATCGAGAAAATTAGATGAAGGTGATGGTATATCAAACTGGAGAGGCAGGATTTCTGCCGCcaatttgaatttcttccaaGACTTGGGTAGAAACTATTATTTTCTCACGATCATGGCGATCATTGGCAGCTGTCAAGTTTTAATCATGTTTTTTGGTGGCGCACCATTTTCTATTGCCAGACAAACCAAATCAATGTGGATAACCGCGGTACTGTGTGGTATGTTGTCTCTAATCATGGGGGTGCTAGTGAGAATCTGCCCCGATGAAGTAGCAGTGAAGGTATTTCCGGCTGCTTTCGTTCAAAGATTCAAGTACGTATTTGGACTCGAGTTCCTCAGAAAAAACCATACTGGAAAACacgacgatgaagaagcGCTGTTGGAGGAATCTGATAGTCCAGAGTCCACCGCCTTTTATTAA